The following nucleotide sequence is from Dyella sp. BiH032.
AACAGTGATGGACGGGTAGCCCGCTACCGCCGCCGGCTGCGAGGCGCCGCCGACGGTGGGGTCTCCACTGACCACGTGGTCGCCGAGTACGGGATCGGTCACGAACGTCGGCCCCCACGACGGGGCGAGCAGCGCGTCGAGGTGATCCTTCGCCAGCGCCGCGTCGATGCCTTCGGGTCCGGCGAGGCGCCTGGCTTTCGCCTGGGCTTCGACATACGCCTTCTCGGTCAGCGGGCCCTTGGCCTGCGCCTGCTCGAACAACTCCTGCCCGAACCAGGGCATCTCGCGCTCCGCCTCGCGCTTGTTGAACGCGATCAGATCGGCCAGTGATTTCATGCGCGTGCCGGTGCGCGTGGCGAGATAAGCCTGCATGTCGTGCTTGAGGTCATAGAGCAGCACGATGAGCTCAGGGTCGCCCAGCTCCTTGAGATGGGGAATCTCGACCGGGTCGACGATGATCGCGCCCTGGGCCTTCATCAGCGCGATGGATTGCTCGAGGATGCGATCGGCATTCGGCTCAGCGCCGGCAAGCTGGCGCACTACGCCAATACGCTTGCCTTTCAGCCCCTCGGGATCGAGGAAGCGCGTGTAGTCCGTGGCGTGCCGGTCGGCCTCGGCGGTGGCCGGATCGCGCGGGTCGCTTCCGGCGATCGCGCTCAATACTGCCGCCGCATCGGCCACGGTGCGCGCCATCGGGCCGGCAGTGTCCTGATTATGGCTGATGGGAATGATGCCGCTGCGGCTCACCAGGCCCACGGTGGGCTTGATGCCGACGATGCCGTTCGCCGCGGCGGGGCAGATGATCGAGCCATCGGTCTCCGAACCGATGGCAACGGTCGCCAGTCCGGCGGCGACGGCGGCGCCGGAACCCGCGCTGGAGCCACAGGGATTGCGGTCCAGTGCATAGGGGTTGCGCGTCTGGCCGCCACGCGCGCTCCAGCCGCTGCTGGCGTGGTTCGAACGCATGTTCGCCCACTCGCTGAGGTTGGTCTTGCCGAGGATCAGCGCGCCGCTCTTGCGCAGCCGTTCCGCCACACCCGCATCGCGCGGTGCGGGCGGGGCGTCCGCCAGAGCCAGCGAGCCGGCGGTGGTCAGCATGCGGTCACCGGTATCGATG
It contains:
- a CDS encoding amidase; this encodes MRGTEAPCGNQQQEGGPRTPGLAQLGSRIHRPIICATLRRARMDAATMRARDIMPHDRRPAVTRLPLSLSLAALLSASLPLSAQQADPVLAWASIKELHQRMDAGQLRSEALARLFLERIKRIDQEGPALRSVLETNPDALRLAAELDKRKSKGPLHGIPVLLKDNIDTGDRMLTTAGSLALADAPPAPRDAGVAERLRKSGALILGKTNLSEWANMRSNHASSGWSARGGQTRNPYALDRNPCGSSAGSGAAVAAGLATVAIGSETDGSIICPAAANGIVGIKPTVGLVSRSGIIPISHNQDTAGPMARTVADAAAVLSAIAGSDPRDPATAEADRHATDYTRFLDPEGLKGKRIGVVRQLAGAEPNADRILEQSIALMKAQGAIIVDPVEIPHLKELGDPELIVLLYDLKHDMQAYLATRTGTRMKSLADLIAFNKREAEREMPWFGQELFEQAQAKGPLTEKAYVEAQAKARRLAGPEGIDAALAKDHLDALLAPSWGPTFVTDPVLGDHVVSGDPTVGGASQPAAVAGYPSITVPAGFAHDLPVGIVWFGAKWSEPTLISIAYGFEQHAKAWRAPTFLDTVGGKPVYRDTSN